A portion of the Camelus ferus isolate YT-003-E chromosome 16, BCGSAC_Cfer_1.0, whole genome shotgun sequence genome contains these proteins:
- the ARL5C gene encoding putative ADP-ribosylation factor-like protein 5C isoform X2 yields MGQLIAKLMGIFGKQERKVIIVGLDNAGKTTILYQFLTNEVVHTCPTIGSNVEEIVLQKTHFLMWDIGGQEALRSTWNTYYSNTEFIILVIDSTDRDRLLTTREELYKMLAHEALRDASVLIFANKQDMKDSMTTVEISQFLTLSAIKDHPWHIQGCCALTGEGLPAGLQWMQSRATAN; encoded by the exons ATGGGACAACTGATCGCCAAATTGATGGGCATATTCGGGAAACAGG AGCGCAAGGTTATCATCGTGGGACTAGACAATGCAGGAAAGACCACCATTCTCTACCAGTT cCTGACTAATGAGGTGGTCCATACATGTCCCACCATTGGTAGCAACGTGGAAGAGATTGTTCTGCAAAAGACCCACTTCCTCATGTGGGACATAGGGGGACAGGAGGCTCTGCGTTCCACCTGGAACACGTACTACTCCAACACTGAG TTCATCATCCTTGTGATTGACAGCACGGACCGGGATCGGCTGCTGACCACTCGGGAAGAGCTGTATAAGATGCTGGCCCATGAG GCTCTTCGAGATGCTTCCGTCCTGATCTTTGCCAACAAGCAGGACATGAAGGACTCTATGACCACCGTGGAGATCTCCCAATTCCTCACTCTTAGTGCCATCAAAGACCACCCATGGCATATACAGGGCTGCTGTGCCCTCACCGGGGAAGG gctgcCTGCTGGGCTCCAGTGGATGCAATCTCGGGCCACTGCCAACTGA
- the ARL5C gene encoding putative ADP-ribosylation factor-like protein 5C isoform X1 translates to MGQLIAKLMGIFGKQERKVIIVGLDNAGKTTILYQFLTNEVVHTCPTIGSNVEEIVLQKTHFLMWDIGGQEALRSTWNTYYSNTEFIILVIDSTDRDRLLTTREELYKMLAHEALRDASVLIFANKQDMKDSMTTVEISQFLTLSAIKDHPWHIQGCCALTGEGLVTVSPGPTNGADHQNLLLSLSCQNLAQCWLLGQESRAPTPG, encoded by the exons ATGGGACAACTGATCGCCAAATTGATGGGCATATTCGGGAAACAGG AGCGCAAGGTTATCATCGTGGGACTAGACAATGCAGGAAAGACCACCATTCTCTACCAGTT cCTGACTAATGAGGTGGTCCATACATGTCCCACCATTGGTAGCAACGTGGAAGAGATTGTTCTGCAAAAGACCCACTTCCTCATGTGGGACATAGGGGGACAGGAGGCTCTGCGTTCCACCTGGAACACGTACTACTCCAACACTGAG TTCATCATCCTTGTGATTGACAGCACGGACCGGGATCGGCTGCTGACCACTCGGGAAGAGCTGTATAAGATGCTGGCCCATGAG GCTCTTCGAGATGCTTCCGTCCTGATCTTTGCCAACAAGCAGGACATGAAGGACTCTATGACCACCGTGGAGATCTCCCAATTCCTCACTCTTAGTGCCATCAAAGACCACCCATGGCATATACAGGGCTGCTGTGCCCTCACCGGGGAAGGGTTAGTGACTGTCTCACCTGGCCCAACCAATGGAGCTGACCATCAGAAccttctcctgtctctctcctgtcAGAATCTGGCTCAGTGTTGGCTGCTGGGTCAAGAGAGCAGAGCACCCACCCCTGGTTAA